The DNA window GTAGGTTACATAAACAAGATGTGGTTTAATTTTGAGAACGGAGTGGGAGCGAACACAATCACAGCATCCAATTTCTGTAGGGGGATCTGGAGTCGTTAcctcatgaaaaataaataaaatactaatCATGTTAGCCTTcggtaaaattattttataccCAACAAGCCAACTCCAGTGACTCGCAACAAATCTGCTAGAATTAGCCTGAAGCTGGCTAACTGCCAACGTTAAATGACCCAGTGAGCTGGTAATTTAAAAGAAACACGCAGccttcaaaatgtaaaaacttaAGTTGTTGTGGTTTGCTGATGTACAGGAGCATCACTAAGAACGCCAATACGTCAAAATGGCCAATTAGTGTGTTTTTTCATGTCTAATGACAGAAAGCTATGAAcactcccccccaaaaaatttaTACAACTGTTTTTTCGACAGTTTTCACTGCATGGGGAAATGATTCTTCTGGGTGGACACGGCTTATGTCGGGGTGGGCAATGTCCACCCCAGCCCACCCGAAGACACGCCCCAATTACGAATTACAAGACTGGATTTGTAAAGGTCAGATCAACTGAAAACGAGGTCTGCCAGAACTAAGGCCAATTCTTTGCCAACTCAATCGCGGACAGAAAAATGTTATGAAGGGAAAAGCTTCTGTACAGTTTTGAGAGTTTTTCTTTGCCCTACTGGGAgataagatcaggggatgtagAGAATAATTATCAACTGTGgccatgtgaagccctttgagacatGTTTGTGATTgtgggctatataaataagaTTGACTTGACTTACAGATTGAAGAATATAGAGCTGCGGAATGTTCGTGTGGTGCAGGGATTTCTACATTCactaatttcattttatgttCGCTGTTactagagtaaaaaaaaaaaaaggaatatccAGAATCTTACCATGTTACTACCTCGAGCCTTGCTGTTAATGCTCGATTCCTGACTCGCCACAATCTCCACACTGTCCGAGATGATGGGGATGCAGGTAGACTGATCATCTCCAGAAAGGCGACTGAAATTGGAGCAgccattgaaataaaattaccTCATCTGAAACTCAAGACAACAAaaactttgacatttttagtgGTAAAAATTTCAgaatgaaagcaaatgaaaatgttcaagtgacaaaagaaacaattgaTAAACAGACATTATCTGGATATCCTGAGCAATGCTGTTGACTGCGGAAATAGGTCTGGTCGAGTCCGATGTCATATCACCACCTCCGAGAAGACCTGCTGTTCCCAATAGCCCGTTGAGTTCTCCATTAAAGGACAACCGTCTTTGACCATCACTTGCTTCTGTATCTAAGGAATGAAATACATTTCTCTCAGGCGCTTTCATTATAACAAAAATGGTCAACATATATCTACTAccacaaaatgacaattattCCAACTCAAAAATTTATGGTTGACCACATTGCATCATAACGGTGTACCAAAAGTTACTATATAGTCTCCAATCCAAACGTTTCAGGAAAAGTTCTGAGGGTTCAGATAACCTTAAATATAATGGATATTAAATGTTTAACTCATTTTACTGAATCTGTtcttatgtttgtttttatttgctggTTTGagtaactttttgttttttatcaattcatttgagctattttgtcattatttaagctttcttttgggggggggcaattgTAAATCGATTGTATATGTGGATTGATCTGTCTGTGCCACAAATTGTCCCATTGCACAATAAAGAACTCTTGCAACTTGAATATTTAatacccccccacacacacacacacaatttaaaaCGCACTTAggcaaacaaatatttcatgcACTTCAACAatctttatgtttgatttATGTCAACCTTAAACTACACATTTGTAGTATCTTGCTAATTGCTAAGTTTCGTTTAAGTTGAAAAATAGCCACATACGCTCCAATCTAGCTTTTAACACGAGTGCagcagcacacacaaaacattcacTCCGTCGACATATTCGAATATATATTATCCAAAgttaaaaagtcacatttccTTGCAAAGCAatttgagaaaagaaaagcaggaCCGACGCCTTTCGATTTATCTTACGCCAGAAACACAAACGCTTACAGCGCAGTTAGTCGAGTATTGTGAAGTACATTCAGTCATGAAATTGACCCCAAATCAAAAATTGACAACCATGAGGAATTGTGTCAATCTGAAATGTTGTTAATTCGACAATTAAGTTGTTATTGGTAGATACTAAGCGACCGTGGCCATAGTAAAATCTGCATCAATGCGTGTGGCTAGGGTTGCATTAGCTTCTGCGGCCTAGACGAGCGCCCCCACTTTGCATTGACGGTCAAACTCACCAGTATTGTTACCAGGACGGTCGAGCTTCAGGATATCCCGGAGATGCTGTGTGGCACCTTCAACGTCGATACTAGCGCTGAACGCCATGGCTGAGGGACTGGGGGGAACTAACGGGGGTGAGGAATAATTTTGGTCTGAAGTGACGCCGTCAATATTCACTTCGTTCACCAGGAGCAACGGCTTAAACTTCCGGTCCGCTGGATAAATGGCTCCGGATGGTATCTGTGCATGGCTGGTTAGGGTTAGTTCCTACCTATACGTACTACTCGTAcgtactaataataataagtggcCCTCAAAGACTGGAGTTACAGGAAGTCACaacaatcaacattttttaaacaccaCAATTGTTTCCATATATTTATGGAACACATGTAAACAGTCTCAAGTGGGTAAAGAATGTGAATTTCTGATTGAATGAACAGTTAAATCAAACATTTCCTGTGTAGTTGCACAACAGACAAGATAAATTTTGCACCATTCCACTTACCAAAACCTTGTGTTCAGCAATATTCTAAGGATATCTGGGGTGAACTGCGCTCCTGAGGCCATGCCACAGAATCTCAACTGACTTTAGGTCGGAAGTTAGACAACGCAACTTTAGAAGGCGTATTTTCTTTCGTTGTAGCGTTTTAGTTGGTTTATTTCTGTCCTGTATCGCTGTTGTGGAATGTGGCCCACTTTCTGATGCGCTTCAATAGGAAGACAGGTGgttttcaatttaattcaCTTGCAAAACATCTTGGTAAATTTGACAATACCAATGTGTCTACGCCCAGAGCTAAGGCTGTCCCAAACTAAGATGCTGCTCTGTCATGCTTCACAGTTGGGTTGAGGTTTTGATGAGAGTGGTGTGCTTAGCATTGCACGCTCCTTTGAAAGAACTCAACTTTGGTTTAATCTGTCCATACGAGCTTTCCAATATTGGTGAGGAACATCCAGCTTGAGCAATCCTTGCACTCCTCTGCAAACTACAAACGTGCAGCAATGGTTTTAGCCGCTCGTAGAGAAAAGTACCAACAGTGCTGAACTCTCTCCATTCATATTCAATCTACAAACCATATGCATTCAAAACTTTGCTTGTATTTGAAAGAGTTGTTGTTAAGCCTTGAGGCTGATATGCAAAGACAAGTCACaccattatgaaaaaaaatgtctgggtTTATTGTGAATTTTGGCTTCTGTCCATGTAAATTGCCAAACATTTCTGTGTAATAAAACAAGACGGATGGAGGGGGGAAATGTAGAATAACACAGCAAACTCGGACATTGTCTTAAATGAGTCTTTGGTGGCATGACAATGAGAACCTGGCAGAGAGCATTGTATGAATTGTAAAAACGTAACCCATCCTAAAGAATAGAGTGACTCCAGTAGCATCTAAACCTGACATGACGCTGAACTGATCTGAGCCAAGTTTGATCTAAAACTAGATGAAAGAAGTCAAACGGAAACTGAGGACAATGAATTAGAGGTGAGGAGCAGAGTTTCTTGGATGGTGTTTGGTCTGATGGGCTGGCCGATGTCagcagaggaggaaaaaaaagagtttcatTTGTACTGTCTGGGATGGATTGGGGTCAGTGATCGAGAATTTAGATTCCGGTGTTCACATGcttgtcaaacaaacaaaagcagacGGCAGAAGGGAAGCATGAGCTTTGTCCCATCTCTCCATGGCCAACCCTCCCCTCCACCACTTCGACTTGCCCGTGCCCACCAGAGTCGAAGAATCGTTCAGGCAAAGTTGTGAAGAGCCAGCCGGAACATCTCGTTGGTGCACACCCAAGCACTATTGATTTCCTTCAAGAGGAAAATCTGATGAAAACCCATGATTTGATCGTTGTCAGCctgcaaacaaaaatagcTACTGTTGAGATAGCCACCAGCATGTCCGTTGCAGCAAACATGATTTCACTCATAGTTGCAAACAAAATCAGAATAAAAATGTCCAcagtcaatttgttttgtgccaAACCTATTTTCGTCAcaagtacatttttaatttggcatTTGTAGCTCTACTTACTTTGAGCTGTCCTACAACCATACTCAGGACGCAGCTGTCTGTAGTTGGCTGGTGGTCATGTGCTGTAATAGTATGCCCTATTTTTTTGATGCCCAGATTCTgtctcacatacacacacacacacacacacacacacacacacacacacacacacacacacacacacacacacacacacaaacacacacacacacacacaaacgtgaGGAAAGTTCAAACATAATATAGTTGAGATTTAAGGTAAGGTACCTTTGCTTTGATAGTCTGATCGACATGGGAATTTTTGCAGACTCATGAGCTGATGGCAAATGGCTCATTATTAATTTAGTTATGTCCACAATTTGCAATGAGGAGTTGTCGGTATTGAAATTAATAATGGCCGATCTCAATCTGTTCAACTGTAGATGTAGGTAAGTTTAGGAAATGATTAGGGCAAAAAATAGTGTGTCAAAAACCAAGGCTATTATTTTAGCAATGCTGCTATAGCTTGGGTCGGTGTGAGCAATCATAACGTCAGCAGCCATGCAAGCGACATCGTCAATGTAAACATTTCGAGAAGAAAAACTTACAAGGAGTTTCTTGGTAATTGCATCCTTGCCGCagattttttccccttcccaGGTTAGTAACGACTCTGCAATCTGTgtgacagacagatagatgcATTGATGTGAGAGTTTATGAACTAAAATCACATACATTGATAATTTGTGAGTTGGTTTGAATATtggtttgaatgtttttaaattgaaaaaatagaTCACTGACCAATTCAactgaatgaattgaatttctTCCAACTTTTGATTTTATCGCAGTACTAGTTTTTGAGTCTTGAGTCTTCCTTACACAtctttgaaaaatgttcaagtcaatccaaaaaaaaaaaaaaaaaatcattatggCTCAACGTTATACGTTGAAAGTTCTAgatcataggtgtcaaactcaaggcccgggggccagatatggcccgccacatcatgtTATGCGGCCCACGAAGGCAAATTTTGCATAGACTTTGTATCATCATcatagtctctgatttcaaaactcgttattcatcagtttgttttgtagcctgCACCGTATATAGAAGACGTTGACAATCATAACAGCCCTCCAAGGGAAACTATGATtatgatgcggcccgcgacaaaaaaaTGAGATTGACACCCCTGTGAGCCAAAGTTGCACTTACATACAGATCAGCCAGTTTTCCTCTGTCACTTTGAAACAACTGGTAGTAGTGTCGCACAAAGCCAGTGCCTATCTGCTCCCACAAAGGCGGGTCCTGCATCCTGAATAACGCTGCAAGGgatacaaacaaaaaggatCACAAAGACGTCATGTGAAATGGCCAAGGGCCTGCACAAAGAGCTGTGTTCAACCTCAGCTGCGGTAAGATTTCAACTGACACCTTTCATTCAGCCATCCTTTGTACACTAGTCAGAAAAATTCCCTGGCCTGTACCACAGAGATTTGAATACATGACCAATAACTTATGTTATAAGGGTTAGACACGTGACTGTCGCCCGATGGCCAGCATACGCTTGACTAAAATGGGTATGCATTTGGGGTGAGCTTCATGTCGCAAGTCTGTTCGCCACGAGCCTTAATAGTTCCATACCAGCGGCTACGGGACCATATAATGGAGGTGAGGCAGCAATGCAAAGTGACATTTCATCACCAGATTAGTATGTCCAATAATGTATAGACGACAATTAACAACTGTGTGCAGACAAAATCTGTCTGctaatgggattttttttttttattgtgcttatttttattcataatgaaaaatgtagagCAACACGCACCAACACCTTGTGGCAATGTCTCGTCCCTATAAGAACAACTATTGGAAGTTGAAGTGTAGCTAATGGTGAgtaatcatttcttttcatttgtcaatcattccaaatatttgttAACATAAAAGTGTGTTAGTGCATTGCTGGGCGTGTTaagtaaatgtttttacaaaaatgtaattgatttattgtttgaGGCACTGATTAGTGGTCTCTGCAAATTTGTAATAGTTTGATTTTACTGAGATTAGTACACAGTCATAACTATTGTACAGTGTCAAGATACTGAATATGAAATAACCACAAAAATCTAACAACAAACACTTGCATTAAGCGTATCTTATATGACTGATGCAATTAAATTAATGATTGAATGAGGTAGCTTGTAATACGTATATGTATTCATTTGGGTCAaagctacattaaaaaaatacgtaTCTACTTAGCtacagaaaacaaaacgtACGGTACTATATCTAGCATGGAGAAGATGAGTACTAACGATCTGCTGTGTTcttctgcaaaataaaacaagcgcATAAACTGTTTATTAACAAAGGTTACCTGGATTAAAGCTGTTTTAGTTGACTCTGTAAGAGCTATAATCATATAttgcgtttgtttgtttttctttctttctttattccGGCGTGTAAATTGTGAGACAGACGGGCTTAAACATGTTTTACAACGCCCAAGTGTGTATGAGCAGGATAAACGAGTGTGTGACACAGCAGGGCGTTTCGTTAGCACGCGGGACATCCAGCCATCGAGTTGTGTACTTCCACTTCGCCTCTTTCGACCACAGCATATTGTTATGGAATAcgtttgatgacatcatagtTGAACAGGGGACTCAATAAAACGCACTTTCGCGAGGTCTTCTCCCGTCGCTTAATATGCAAGTGAGGGTGAAGAATGGCTAGGTTATTTTTAACGTTCATAGCAGACATGCCTGCATACGGACAAGTTAGCTATAGCTTCCTCGGATTTAGCCGATGAGCCACCTAGCCAATGGCGGTACGCGCTATTAAAGCAATAACATAGTGAGTTTCATCTCTTCCGACGCCTGTAGACGCCTGGCATGGTGGTGTCTTCGTGTGATATTTAACTGTGTAGGTTTACTGATCCATAGAAATACTCTGTCCCAAAGTGTAGATGTCTTCACCGTTAAGAGCATACAGCACTGGCTAGCTAACGGACATAGGGAAGCCCAACTCGACTAGGAAACTATCACAATTCAGCAATATCAAACAAAGGCtcctataaatatatatatatttgaacaAGATTAAGTTCGAATGTTTACAAAAGTTTTTGGTTTAAATAAACAATCCTCACCTCGTAAACCCGGGCCGGGTAGAGATGACACAGTGCGACTTTTACGTACGCGGTACGCACCAGAAGGAATCCGTCTTTTGGCCCGGTGTATTGTGGGCGTTGTAGTATTTAAAACGAAAACCGTTTTCTACGTAGTTCCAGGCTAGTTGTCATTGTAAAACGCCGGCAAAACAACACATAATATCTAATGTTATGTCAGTCCGGGGCCACATAACATCACTTATGTCCCTTGGCTTTTCATTCTTTATTTTGGACAGACGGGTGGGCAATTTAAATTCCATTGAACCTGTTAGAGTAAATGATCACCTACATACAGCCTGCAGGTATGTGCAATTCCTGAACAAAGTCATTGTACAGCACCGCGGGCATTTGCACCCTCGTTTGAGTCCTTCTCTAGCGAAATCGTCAAAGTCTTCTATGTGGGCTCGTCCAGCGGGGATGCAGCTCGCAAACTCTTTAAGATTTGTCAAGGGAACCGCGCCTTGGCTCTGGACTTCCGGACCATTGCCCGACAAAGCTTGTGGGACACCCAGGTTGTAATAGACACATTCTATCACAGCTTGGAGGACTGTTAGAAGGATGAAATGAACTCCCGACCACCCTCGGCGAGGCTATTGACCTGCGCAAATTGACTGTCGAATCCAGGTGCAGAGAAAGGAACTGAGCAGGTCAGCGCCCCCCCCTTTGTGAGCCCAAAACTGTGGATGGACCACCCGATCCGCGGCCTTGTCGCATGGCGGTTGGGCATGACCCCAGAGGAATGCCAGCACCGCCTTCACTCGAACCTTTGCCTGTACTGTGGGGGGCCATGGGCAATAAGCGGCTACATAGCCGGTCAAAGGACTAAGTTCACACGGCGTCAGCGAGTCTGCGTGAGCTCAGGTATCGTATCCCCTCCCACCTGCCAAAAGACCTTGCTTCCGGCCTGCCTGTTGCTCACTAATGACGCTCACGCCGACTGTCCTCGTTGATTCCGGAGCAGAGGTGAACATTATGGATGAGGAATTGGTCTGAAGAATGAAAGTGGGCAGCCTTCGTCTGCCTGATCCCGTACCCATACGCGCCATGGATGGGCGCTCCCTGGGCATGGTCACATGTCACAACCCCTATAACCATACTGCTATCTGGAAATCAACAAGTGCTCATACAGTTCCATCTTTTGTGTCCCAGGCCAATCCCTAATTCTGGGCCATCCATGGCTATGTCAACACAACTCCAATATAGACTTTGAGACTGATGTAATGCGGGAGTGAGCGACAATTGCCACCAGAATTGCTTTAATAGAATTGCTGTTGTCCCTGTCCACCGTCATTCAGCCAGCCTGCCTCCCGACGTCTCATGTGTCCTCCTCCTACTACGAGCTTCAGGAGTTATTCCGCAAGGCCAAGGCCACCTAGTTACTACCCAATCGTCCTTACGACTGTGACTACTCAGCCTGAGAGCTCCTCCACGGGGCCATCATCTTCACAAAGTTGGACATGAGTGACACAACACAAGCATATATGACTGACGTCATAGCACAGTAATTTCATGTATCGGATATTGTTCTTAAGAGCAGAAAAAAGCACCTCGGTTTTAATCAGAACATTTtgtattaaaaacacaatggCACTTTAAGTCCATATTCCAGTCAATTGCATTGGCTTTTCAGTTGGTATCAGATGTGGAAGATTTATATATTTGCGTGATGTCatatcaaatttaaaaaaaattagagaTTTAATGGCGATTTTTGAAGTTCTTGATCATTCCCAGTGATCCGGATTGTTCTGCAGTGTGCACGATGGCCACTGGTTgccaaagcaacaacaaaaagacccATATATAATAGGCCACAGCACGCCTGATCATTTTTCCAGTCGCTCGTTTTGTCTCGCTCACAGAACACcgcacaaaacaacacaaacttAAAAATGTCCTCAAGAAAATCAAGTGACTATTATACAACAATAACCCCCATTAAAGATTTCATACAACGCCATTATTTGTGTAAATTTAAAACCTAACAACACACGAGTCAACTAATTCACTTGCTACCCGATCACTTTAAAACCATGGCATGTTTTCAATGGGATCTACTCGCCATATTTGCCTTTTACTTACTCTTATCCGTTATTATATCAACACATGAGCCCATTTCATTAGGAAAACTACATTTTCCAGCTGCCTTGGTTCGTAAAGGACCCCTGAGGGGTGCGGTAGCAAAGCAGTGTAGTCTTTTCTGGAAGCGTTAGCATGAAAGAGCGTAATTAAAAACTACAATACCCACAAAGCACTGGTCCAGCCTAGAGTGACTCCTGCTGCTTATCCGGGGATGTCACACCGCTGCTATTTTCTCCTCACAGTCCCCTCTCACTTTCAGCGTACAGTTCCAGTGAAGTGACACGGGATAGCTATAGAAAGGCGAACATTAAGAAACGAGACAAAAATGGCAGAGCTTGGTGCGGGCAGCTTGTCGTTGGGGGATCCTGTATTTAATTACCAAGAACATGAGCTGAATGAGCGACTCAAGCGGCTTTACCCGGCCGTGAACGAGGAAGAGACCCCTTTACCTCGATCTTGGAGTCCCAAGGATAAATACAGCTACATTGGACTGTCACAGAACAACCTGAGGGTCCATTACAAAGGTTAGAGATTTGTCTCAGTAACGTTAGCCATATGGACGGTACGTTAGTTCTTATTTGTTACGATGGTTATCTTACACTCTATAATCATGTTGACGGTGTGAGTGGTGAATCCAGTAATAGCTGCCTTTTTGGCCCTAGCCTTGCTTTGTTTCTCAGACGAGCAAATCTAACTGCCCAAACGGTGAACTCACTGGACTCGACAAGTCATCCAATAACAATACTGAAAATTCACCCTTCATCAACAGTTTCCTTTCCTCATTTGTCACTAATGGCGTTGTTGTTTTGTAGTGACATGACATTGTGTTTGACGCACTCTATAGTTCAAATTTCTGGGTCGAAAAGACCATTTGTGATTAGTGGCTCTGATGGTATTTAGGAGCTAGCTAACAGCTATGCAAGCACGGTATTTAGCCGGATGGCTAGTCAACGTTTCCGAATCTAGTTTTGACTTGTGACTAGAATGCTAGTGGGGAGCGAGGATGACAGGATAAACAGGCCACAACTTGGATACGAAACATACAGTACGTGTTAACCTTTAACACGACAGCACTGGATAGAACTgatggggggagggggcacGAAATAACACCCAAAATAAAGTATCTCGTACTTTACAGCGATCgggttctaaaaaaaaatacgcaTGTTAGCTTAACGGTGTGCCTCATGAGACAAACGGCCCAGTTTAGTTGAATCCGAATTTGTCTCGAGCTCAGTCTGATGCCTCTTAACAGGCAACCAGCTCGTTTTCACCAGCTGCTGGAGGCCTCTGCGCATACATAAGGCCAAATGCACCGATCCTGTTGTCAATCTTATCGTCGACATTTGCCTAATCCACAAAGTATTTGTCCTGCAATAGAATCAGTCGCCCATCCTGATGACAAGAATAtctattgttttcatttcatgcagATAACAAGTGTCATCTCTATCaaaccattgttttttttgttacttttgaTAAGGTCAAATTGTCAAGAAAGCAAGCTTCTATATAGCTCACATAGTCATTGAAATCGGTTTAAATCACTTAAAACATGATGCACATAAGATGCCGCACTGCATGTTATTACTCAGTTTTAGAATTTGCATACCTGCTCAGTTTCCTTCTGTGCAGAAATGCTAAAGGCCTTATTTTGATGAAATCTAGGATGACATGCAGAGATGGATATAATCCACTGATTATATTTTGCAGTATTTATCTGTTTCCTTTGACAGAAGCGTGGTCTGGTTTGATGTAgctcactatttttttatttttttatatgttgATGTGCTGTTAATGCTCTTgttataaatattttccatttattctAGTGTTTACTTAACTCTACTCTGTGGGATTTTGTCCCAAAATATCTTTACAATAGCCTTTTCATTTGACCATTTATGACTCACACGTCTTATAAATAGCAGATTAATACTTTAGCTGTTCACAATGGGTATTCTTCCAAGCTTCTGAAACATAATTTTCAGACTGGAATTGATTTTACCTGATGTCAAGCGCACCGTTTGCTCATTCTCTCATGGTCGCAACCGGAAGCTATTGTTTTGCTGAAATAGATTCTACATCCGGCGGCatggtggagcactggttagcgcATCCATCTCACAATTCAAAGATGTGGGGTTCAATTCCGGCTTCGGCCtttttgtgtggagtttgcttgTTCTCCCCGCCTACCTGCGTGAGTTTCCTCCAGGTcttctggtttcctcccacatagcaaaaacatgcatggtaggccatttgaccactccaaaatgtcagtaggtgtgtgtgtgaatggttgtttgtctacgtgccctgcgattgggtGGTGACCacttcagggtgtcccccgcctacccCCCtaagactgctgggataggcttcagTGTGCCCGCAGCCCTCGTGAGAATAAGGACACTCAGAtaatggctggatggatggattctaCATCTGCTTCGAAGAGACCTCCCCAGACACCAACAGTTTCTCTGAGGAAGAttataaaaaaggaaaaccatGCATTAAAAGAAAGAGGTTCAGTTTCATTTTTCTAATGCCAAAGCAGCTGCGATGGGCTCCAGCTCTGTCGTGACCCTTATGAGGCCCTTAACTCATGCAAACATACTTGTGACCAAATACTTCAGTATTCGTCTCACCTGACCATAAAACATTTGTCTAGAAGGCATTTGGCTTGTCCATATGGGCCGGTGCAAATTTCAGTCAAGCTTGAATGTGTTGATTTTGGAGCAGGGGCTTCTTTCTTGGTCGGCACCCACACAGTCAATAGCGCTTCACTGTAGACAATGACACTGTTATTTCAGCATTTTCCAGTTCTGGGCTGGCTTAAATATTGGTGGTTCCTGGGATGTTACTgaatgtctttaaaaaaaactgaaaattctTCAAATTTACCTCAAATCAACACTTAAACACCTGAAACTGGATGTTCCACCTGGACAATGATCCCAAACACACATCAGAATTATGGGGGTGTTTTACTGTTTAGATATGTAATATTAATACCTCAAAGACCAAACACATAACATGGGcaccattttaaaataaattcaggACCCCAAACATTTTAGacttaatggacattttcatgtGAGGACATTTTCaaggaccaaaaaaaacaaaacatgaatcTGACTCTCAATAATAAACAAGCAGATGCCCTAACTTAGAAAATGTGTGAATGTACTCCAGATCATATAAATCCTGAAATAAATTGATGT is part of the Syngnathus acus chromosome 6, fSynAcu1.2, whole genome shotgun sequence genome and encodes:
- the nutf2 gene encoding nuclear transport factor 2; the protein is MQDPPLWEQIGTGFVRHYYQLFQSDRGKLADLYIAESLLTWEGEKICGKDAITKKLLNLGIKKIGHTITAHDHQPTTDSCVLSMVVGQLKADNDQIMGFHQIFLLKEINSAWVCTNEMFRLALHNFA